The proteins below come from a single Megalops cyprinoides isolate fMegCyp1 chromosome 5, fMegCyp1.pri, whole genome shotgun sequence genomic window:
- the rnf165b gene encoding E3 ubiquitin-protein ligase RNF165 — translation MVLVHVGYLVLPVFGSVRNRGAHFNRHQHSHATSCRHLHLGPQAQMSADFPLPHPGQPQPGMTAHLPPAHQHATQLHQPLAPLPAPQFQDVPGPPFLPQALHQQYLIQQQLLEAQHRRILPHSRRTQERVPLHPHRLRSGYDYAPSLHVPQPITQQPRYLAEGTDWDLSVDAGLSHHQYQVQQLPQHYQHYLASPRMHHFPRNTSSAQVVVHEIRNYPYPQLHLLALQGLNPSRHASAVRESYEELLQLEDRLGSVNRGAVQTTIERFTFPHKYKKRRPQELKIAMDEEESDMDEKCTICLSMLEDGEDVRRLPCMHLFHQACVDQWLATSRKCPICRVDIETQLTPDS, via the exons ATGGTTTTAGTGCATGTTGGATATCTGGTTCTTCCTGTTTTTGGCTCAGTAAGAAATAGag GGGCCCACTTCAACAGGCATCAGCACAGTCATGCTACCTCCTGCCGGCACCTCCACCTGGGCCCCCAGGCCCAGATGTCAGCTGActtccccctgccccacccGGGCCAGCCCCAGCCTGGCATGACCGCCCACCTGCCCCCTGCCCACCAGCACGCTACTCAGCTCCATCAGCCCCTCGCGCCCCTGCCTGCCCCACAGTTCCAGGACGTCCCAGGCCCCCCTTTCCTACCTCAGGCCTTACACCAGCAATACCtcatccagcagcagctcctggagGCCCAGCACAGACGGATCCTTCCACATTCGAG ACGCACCCAAGAGCGAgtccccctccaccctcaccgGCTGCGCTCTGGCTATGACTACGCCCCTTCGCTGCATGTCCCTCAGCCAATAACACAGCAGCCTCGCTACCTGGCGGAAGGCACTGATTG GGATCTCAGTGTGGATGCAGGCCTGTCTCACCATCAGTATCAAGTCCAGCAGCTCCCGCAGCACTATCAGCATTACCTGgcatctcccagaatgcaccacttTCCCAGGAACACCTCATCAGCACAAGTG GTTGTTCATGAGATCAGAAACTACCCATATCCTCAGTTACACCTGCTGGCTCTGCAAGGCTTAAACCCTTCACGCCACGCATCTGCAGTGCGGGAGAGCTACGAG gagctgctgcagctggaggacaGGCTAGGAAGTGTGAACCGAGGAGCTGTCCAGACTACCATTGAGAGGTTCACGTTCCCTCACAAGTACAAGAAG AGGAGGCCACAGGAGCTGAAAATAGCCATGGATGAGGAAGAGTCAGACATGGATGAGAAATGCACAATCTGTTTGTCCATGCTGGAGGATGGAGAGGATGTCAG gAGGTTACCATGCATGCACCTCTTCCATCAGGCGTGCGTGGACCAATGGCTGGCCACCAGCAGGAAATGCCCCATATGCCGGGTGGACATTGAGACCCAGCTGACGCCTGACAGCTGA